The genomic stretch GGTGCCGCAAGGCGTCGGGGCCGACTCGGGCGACCGGCTAGAAACGCTTCGCCTGAAGGGACCGGCCATCGAAACGATCAAGCTGGAAGCCGAACTCGACGCCGCCGACTACATGGAGAAGCCAGACGATAATCCGACCAAGATAGCCAATGGCCTTGCCGGGGACCTTGCGGCCCTGGAAATGATTGTGAACCCGACCACCGCGAGCATGGCCAATACGAACTCGATGGCGTCGGCAGGCACGCTGGAGATCTTTCCCGTCGAGTCCGACCTAGCGGTATTTGTGTGGAGCAAGAATCGCGTGGTGCCGGTTCGTATCACCGAATTTGCGATTACCGAAGAGGCGTTCGACCAGAATCTGAACCCGATTCGGGCGCGAGTTTCGCTCTCGCTTCGCATCCTCACCGTTAACGACGTGCCGTACGATTCGCTCGCGGCGTCGATCTTCCGCGCCTACCACCTGAACAAGGAGCAGATGGCCGCCACCGCCTCCGGTGAGCTGTCGAAGCTCGGAATAGGGAAAATCATATGAGCCAGTCCAAGTTCGCCTCCAATAGCCGCTATCTGAACACGCCGATCCTCACGACGACGTTGCCCGATGGTCGGCAGGTGAACTACGTGGACCGACGGTTCATTTCTGGGCCCGAAAAGTTCTCGGCCATCGGCTATTACGTCGTGGAACAGGGCGACCGGCCCGATCTGCTGGCCAACGACGTGTACGGCGATCCCGAATTGTTCTGGCAACTCGCCGATGCGAACACGGTCGTATTCCCAACCGAACTGACCGAAGTTGTGGGCTCACGCGTGCGCATCACCCTGCCCGAAGGGGTCGAAACGGCGGAGGACTCGGATGCTTAAGGGGCTGAATCTGTCTCTGCTGATCGGTCCGCTGGTGCCGTTACCGGTGCCAAAGAATGTGGTGGACGCCCTTGTGAGCGCGCAGGTGACGGTGAGCGCCACCGACCGGTCGGGATTCCAGCTTCAATTCCACTTTAGCAAGAAGTCGACGATTTCGAGTGCGATGATTCCGGCGGGCTACTTCGATCCTGGCAATCGGGTTATCCTCGTGGCGACCGTCAACGGTCTACCGACGGTGCTGTCGGACGGCATCATCACCCGGCAAG from Armatimonadota bacterium encodes the following:
- a CDS encoding LysM domain-containing protein, with protein sequence MNTPILTTTLPDGRQVNYVDRRFISGPEKFSAIGYYVVEQGDRPDLLANDVYGDPELFWQLADANTVVFPTELTEVVGSRVRITLPEGVETAEDSDA